One genomic window of Aethina tumida isolate Nest 87 chromosome 3, icAetTumi1.1, whole genome shotgun sequence includes the following:
- the LOC109601188 gene encoding dynein regulatory complex subunit 4 yields MPPKAKKGGGMVIDGVDTAAMTREQLEVFCLRIKEENDREREERNFFQMERDKIRTFWEITKNELEEARCKLRNKDRQIEEAAEKNEGELKFYRQKIKHLQFEHQNDLTEAKAEALVSLKMAEDSHNEQERQLLRDKKNLKRAVHETEFSHQEQLRGIKLDFSENISNVRTDFENKARVLEIKYEKKFQDLKTELNTKHTMEIAEIEERKNTQITELTKHHDRVFNEMRNYYNDITLNNLALISSLKDQMDVLRNQNQRMSKQVSDLQAQNKALVEPLAQAQRDADEYKRQLVNYEKDKLSLANTKAKLEQTKSEFEDLRWANDALELRFGKLQAEKEELHNRFVTAILEVQQKTGMKNVLLQKRVNTLANLCEQREVVIGDLAVATKQQPTNKKLEKLLASKNATISDLEYELARMCKAHDDLISSYEEKLLAYGIPVEELGFVPLRFKPKGQGGLSKGPAGLVTQNK; encoded by the exons atg CCACCAAAAGCAAAAAAAGGGGGTG GGATGGTAATAGATGGGGTGGACACGGCCGCCATGACCAGAGAACAACTGGAGGTGTTCTGCCTCCGCATAAAGGAAGAAAATGACCGTGAACGCGAGGAGCGCAACTTCTTCCAAATGGAACGCGACAAAATACGCACCTTCTGGGAAATAACCAAGAACGAACTCGAGGAGGCACGCTGCAAACTAAG GAACAAAGACCGACAAATCGAAGAGGCGGCCGAAAAGAACGAGGGCGAGCTGAAATTCTACAGGCAAAAAATCAAGCACCTCCAGTTCGAGCACCAGAACGACTTGACGGAAGCGAAGGCGGAAGCGCTGGTCTCGCTTAAAATGGCCGAGGACTCGCACAATGAACAGGAACGCCAGTTGTTGCGTGACAAGAAGAATTTGAAGCGGGCGGTCCACGAAACGGAGTTCTCGCACCAAGAACAGTTGCGGGGCATCAAATTG GACTTCAGCGAGAACATCAGTAATGTGAGAACTGACTTCGAAAACAAAGCGAGGGTTttggaaattaaatatgagaaaaaatttCAAGACCTTAAAACTGAACTGAACACCAAACACAC CATGGAAATTGCTGAAATTGAGGAACGAAAGAACACCCAAATCACTGAGCTAACGAAACACCACGATCGAGTGTTTAATGAAATGAGGAACTACTACAACGACATAACCCTTAATAATTTGGCACTAATAAGTAGTTTAAAG GATCAAATGGATGTGCTCAGGAACCAGAACCAAAGAATGTCCAAACAAGTTTCCGACCTGCAAGCTCAAAACAAAGCTTTAGTTGAGCCTTTGGCTCAGGCCCAAAGAGATGCCGACGAATACAAGAGGCAACTGGTCAATTATGAAAAGGACAAGTTATCTTTGGCA AACACCAAAGCGAAGCTTGAACAAACTAAAAGTGAATTCGAAGACCTTCGTTGGGCCAACGATGCTTTGGAGTTGAGGTTTGGAAAG ttGCAAGCTGAAAAGGAGGAGCTGCACAATCGTTTTGTAACAGCCATACTGGAGGTACAACAGAAGACTGGAATGAAGAACGTCCTGCTGCAGAAACGTGTGAACACCTTGGCGAACTTGTGTGAACAACGTGAGGTTGTTATTGGAGATTTGGCTGTGGCAACCAAACAACAACCCACCAACAAGAAGCtagaa AAACTCCTGGCGTCGAAGAACGCCACAATCAGCGATCTGGAATACGAACTGGCTAGAATGTGCAAGGCACACGACGACCTCATATCGTCGTACGAAGAGAAGCTGCTGGCGTACGGAATACCAGTCGAGGAATTGGGCTTCGTGCCGCTGAGATTCAAGCCGAAAGGTCAAGGCGGTCTGTCCAAGGGACCGGCAGGTCTTGTTACCCAAAATAAATAG